A single genomic interval of Macadamia integrifolia cultivar HAES 741 chromosome 6, SCU_Mint_v3, whole genome shotgun sequence harbors:
- the LOC122080647 gene encoding non-functional NADPH-dependent codeinone reductase 2-like produces MVSVPEITLNSGHTMPLLGMGTAVYPFVGPNAVTSAILRAIELGYRHFDTVAVYQTEKFLGEAIAQAHDQGFIKSRQELFITSKLWCTDSHADLVLPAIHKTLRNLQLDYLDLYLIHLPISVKPGKFQAPPPKEDLMPMDIKSVWGAMEECQKLGLTKSIGVSNFSCKKLSDLLLIATIPPAVIQVEMNPLWQQKKLREFCKRKGIHVTGYSPLGARGTIWGTNKVMECKELEEIAKARGKTIAQVCLRWVFEQGVVVVVKSFNEERMKENLDILDWALREEDTQKITQIQQFSSFNTDVLVSADGPFKSAEEFWDGEI; encoded by the exons atggttAGTGTCCCTGAGATAACCCTAAACTCTGGCCATACCATGCCTCTTCTAGGTATGGGCACAGCAGTCTACCCTTTTGTAGGACCAAATGCTGTCACCTCTGCAATACTCCGGGCAATCGAGCTTGGTTATCGACACTTCGACACGGTGGCCGTTTACCAGACAGAGAAGTTTCTTGGTGAAGCCATAGCTCAAGCTCATGATCAAGGCTTCATTAAATCTAGACAAGAGCTCTTCATAACCTCCAAGCTATGGTGCACTGATTCGCATGCTGATCTAGTCCTCCCTGCAATTCACAAGACTCTTAG GAATCTTCAATTGGATTACCTTGATCTTTATCTTATACATCTCCCAATAAGCGTAAAGCCAGGAAAGTTTCAAGCTCCACCACCAAAGGAGGACCTTATGCCTATGGACATAAAATCTGTTTGGGGAGCCATGGAAGAATGCCAGAAGCTGGGTCTCACTAAATCCATTGGTGTTAGCAATTTCTCCTGTAAAAAGCTCAGTGATTTACTTCTTATTGCTACAATCCCTCCTGCAGTAATTCAA GTGGAGATGAACCCACTTTGGCAGCAGAAGAAGCTAAGGGAGTTTTGTAAGAGAAAAGGTATACATGTGACAGGTTACTCTCCTTTGGGTGCTAGAGGTACAATTTGGGGGACCAATAAAGTTATGGAGTGTAAGGAGCTTGAAGAGATTGCAAAGGCTAGAGGAAAGACTATTGCTCAG GTTTGTCTGAGATGGGTTTTTGAGCAAggagtagttgttgttgttaagAGCTTCAATGAGGAGAGGATGAAAGAGAACTTGGACATATTAGACTGGGCATTGAGGGAGGAGGACACCCAGAAGATCACTCAGATCCAGCAGTTTAGTTCTTTCAATACAGATGTTCTTGTGTCAGCAGATGGGCCATTCAAGTCTGCTGAGGAATTTTGGGATGGAGAGATCTAA
- the LOC122081395 gene encoding non-functional NADPH-dependent codeinone reductase 2-like isoform X2, which produces MVSVPEITLNSGHIMPLLGMGTAVYPSVGSNAFITSEILRAIELGYRHFDTASIYQTEQSLGEAIAQALHQGLIKSRQELFITSKLWCNDAHADLVLPALHKTLRNLQLDYLDLYLIHLPVSFKPGQFQSPPPKEDLMPMDIKSVWAAMEECQRLGLTRSIGVSNFSCKRLSDLLLNVTIPPAVNQVEMNPLWQQKKLREFCESKGIHVTGYSPLGAKGTNWGTNRVMECKELGEIAKARGKTIAQVCLRWVHEQGVSVVVKSFNKERMKENLGIFDWALSEEDSQKISQIQQFSAFPIDIFVSADGPFKSAEEFWDGEI; this is translated from the exons ATGGTTAGTGTGCCTGAAATAACCTTAAACTCTGGCCATATCATGCCTCTGCTTGGTATGGGCACAGCAGTCTATCCCTCTGTAGGATCAAATGCTTTCATCACCTCAGAGATACTCCGGGCAATCGAACTCGGTTATCGACACTTTGATACAGCCTCTATTTACCAGACCGAGCAGTCTCTTGGTGAAGCCATAGCTCAAGCTCTTCACCAAGGCCTCATTAAATCTAGACAAGAGCTCTTCATAACCTCCAAGCTATGGTGTAACGATGCCCATGCTGATCTAGTCCTCCCAGCTCTTCACAAGACTCTTCG GAATCTTCAATTGGATTACCTTGATCTCTATCTCATACATCTCCCGGTAAGCTTTAAGCCAGGACAGTTTCAATCTCCACCACCAAAGGAGGACCTTATGCCTATGGACATTAAGTCTGTTTGGGCAGCCATGGAAGAATGCCAGAGGCTTGGCCTCACAAGGTCCATTGGTGTCAGCAATTTCTCTTGCAAAAGGCTTAGTGATTTGCTTCTTAATGTCACAATCCCTCCTGCAGTGAATCAA GTGGAGATGAACCCACTTTGGCAGCAGAAGAAGCTGAGAGAATTTTGTGAGAGCAAAGGTATCCATGTGACAGGTTACTCTCCTTTGGGTGCCAAAGGTACAAATTGGGGTACCAACCGAGTTATGGAGTGTAAAGAGCTTGGAGAGATTGCAAAGGCTAGAGGAAAGACTATTGCTCag GTTTGCCTGAGATGGGTTCATGAGCAAGGGGTAAGCGTTGTGGTTAAAAGCTTCAACAAGGAGAGGATGAAAGAGAACTTGGGCATATTTGACTGGGCATTGAGCGAGGAGGACTCTCAAAAGATCAGTCAGATCCAGCAGTTTAGTGCATTCCCTATAGATATTTTTGTGTCAGCAGATGGGCCCTTCAAGTCTGCTGAGGAATTCTGGGATGGAGAGATTTAA
- the LOC122081395 gene encoding non-functional NADPH-dependent codeinone reductase 2-like isoform X1, which yields MVSVPEITLNSGHIMPLLGMGTAVYPSVGSNAFITSEILRAIELGYRHFDTASIYQTEQSLGEAIAQALHQGLIKSRQELFITSKLWCNDAHADLVLPALHKTLRNLQLDYLDLYLIHLPVSFKPGQFQSPPPKEDLMPMDIKSVWAAMEECQRLGLTRSIGVSNFSCKRLSDLLLNVTIPPAVNQVEMNPLWQQKKLREFCESKGIHVTGYSPLGAKGTNWGTNRVMECKELGEIAKARGKTIAQVQVCLRWVHEQGVSVVVKSFNKERMKENLGIFDWALSEEDSQKISQIQQFSAFPIDIFVSADGPFKSAEEFWDGEI from the exons ATGGTTAGTGTGCCTGAAATAACCTTAAACTCTGGCCATATCATGCCTCTGCTTGGTATGGGCACAGCAGTCTATCCCTCTGTAGGATCAAATGCTTTCATCACCTCAGAGATACTCCGGGCAATCGAACTCGGTTATCGACACTTTGATACAGCCTCTATTTACCAGACCGAGCAGTCTCTTGGTGAAGCCATAGCTCAAGCTCTTCACCAAGGCCTCATTAAATCTAGACAAGAGCTCTTCATAACCTCCAAGCTATGGTGTAACGATGCCCATGCTGATCTAGTCCTCCCAGCTCTTCACAAGACTCTTCG GAATCTTCAATTGGATTACCTTGATCTCTATCTCATACATCTCCCGGTAAGCTTTAAGCCAGGACAGTTTCAATCTCCACCACCAAAGGAGGACCTTATGCCTATGGACATTAAGTCTGTTTGGGCAGCCATGGAAGAATGCCAGAGGCTTGGCCTCACAAGGTCCATTGGTGTCAGCAATTTCTCTTGCAAAAGGCTTAGTGATTTGCTTCTTAATGTCACAATCCCTCCTGCAGTGAATCAA GTGGAGATGAACCCACTTTGGCAGCAGAAGAAGCTGAGAGAATTTTGTGAGAGCAAAGGTATCCATGTGACAGGTTACTCTCCTTTGGGTGCCAAAGGTACAAATTGGGGTACCAACCGAGTTATGGAGTGTAAAGAGCTTGGAGAGATTGCAAAGGCTAGAGGAAAGACTATTGCTCag GTGCAGGTTTGCCTGAGATGGGTTCATGAGCAAGGGGTAAGCGTTGTGGTTAAAAGCTTCAACAAGGAGAGGATGAAAGAGAACTTGGGCATATTTGACTGGGCATTGAGCGAGGAGGACTCTCAAAAGATCAGTCAGATCCAGCAGTTTAGTGCATTCCCTATAGATATTTTTGTGTCAGCAGATGGGCCCTTCAAGTCTGCTGAGGAATTCTGGGATGGAGAGATTTAA
- the LOC122081397 gene encoding bifunctional protein STORR-like isoform X2 codes for MASVPEITLNSGHTMPLLGMGTAVYPFVGSNSVTSAILHSIELGYRHFDTAALYQTEQSLGEAIAQAHHQGLIKSREELFITSKLWCSDAHADLVLPALHKTLRNLQLDYLDLYLIHFPVSLKPGKFEAPPPKEDLMPMDIKSVWAAMEECQRLGLTRSIGVSNFSCKKLSDLLLNATIPPAVNQVCLRWVHEQGVIVLVKSFNEERMKENLDIFDWVLREEDYQKISQIQQCRGFPTDDFVSAEGPFKSAEEFWD; via the exons ATGGCAAGTGTGCCTGAGATAACCCTGAACTCTGGTCATACCATGCCTCTGCTAGGAATGGGCACAGCAGTCTACCCCTTTGTGGGATCAAATTCTGTCACCTCAGCGATACTCCATTCAATCGAGCTCGGTTACCGACATTTCGACACAGCTGCTCTTTACCAGACCGAACAGTCTCTTGGTGAAGCCATAGCTCAAGCTCATCACCAAGGTCTCATCAAATCTCGAGAAGAGCTTTTCATAACCTCCAAGCTATGGTGTAGTGATGCCCATGCTGATCTAGTCCTCCCTGCTCTGCACAAGACCCTCCG GAATCTTCAATTGGATTACCTTGATCTCTATCTCATACATTTCCCAGTTAGCTTAAAGCCAGGAAAGTTTGAAGCTCCACCACCAAAGGAGGACCTTATGCCTATGGACATAAAGTCTGTTTGGGCAGCCATGGAAGAATGCCAGAGGCTTGGTCTTACAAGGTCCATTGGTGTCAGCAATTTCTCTTGCAAAAAGCTTAGTGATTTGCTTCTTAATGCAACAATCCCTCCTGCAGTTAATCAA GTTTGTCTGAGATGGGTTCATGAGCAAGGGGTGATAGTTTTGGTTAAGAGCTTCAATGAGGAGAGGATGAAAGAGAACCTGGACATATTTGACTGGGTATTGAGAGAGGAGGACTACCAGAAGATCAGTCAGATCCAGCAGTGTAGAGGATTCCCTACAGATGATTTTGTATCAGCAGAAGGGCCCTTCAAGTCTGCTGAGGAGTTTTGGGATTGA
- the LOC122081397 gene encoding non-functional NADPH-dependent codeinone reductase 2-like isoform X1, protein MASVPEITLNSGHTMPLLGMGTAVYPFVGSNSVTSAILHSIELGYRHFDTAALYQTEQSLGEAIAQAHHQGLIKSREELFITSKLWCSDAHADLVLPALHKTLRNLQLDYLDLYLIHFPVSLKPGKFEAPPPKEDLMPMDIKSVWAAMEECQRLGLTRSIGVSNFSCKKLSDLLLNATIPPAVNQLEMNPVWQQKKLREFCMSKGIHVAGYSPLGAKGTIWGTNQVMECKVLEEIAKARGKTIAQVCLRWVHEQGVIVLVKSFNEERMKENLDIFDWVLREEDYQKISQIQQCRGFPTDDFVSAEGPFKSAEEFWD, encoded by the exons ATGGCAAGTGTGCCTGAGATAACCCTGAACTCTGGTCATACCATGCCTCTGCTAGGAATGGGCACAGCAGTCTACCCCTTTGTGGGATCAAATTCTGTCACCTCAGCGATACTCCATTCAATCGAGCTCGGTTACCGACATTTCGACACAGCTGCTCTTTACCAGACCGAACAGTCTCTTGGTGAAGCCATAGCTCAAGCTCATCACCAAGGTCTCATCAAATCTCGAGAAGAGCTTTTCATAACCTCCAAGCTATGGTGTAGTGATGCCCATGCTGATCTAGTCCTCCCTGCTCTGCACAAGACCCTCCG GAATCTTCAATTGGATTACCTTGATCTCTATCTCATACATTTCCCAGTTAGCTTAAAGCCAGGAAAGTTTGAAGCTCCACCACCAAAGGAGGACCTTATGCCTATGGACATAAAGTCTGTTTGGGCAGCCATGGAAGAATGCCAGAGGCTTGGTCTTACAAGGTCCATTGGTGTCAGCAATTTCTCTTGCAAAAAGCTTAGTGATTTGCTTCTTAATGCAACAATCCCTCCTGCAGTTAATCAA TTGGAGATGAACCCAGTTTGGCAGCAGAAGAAACTAAGGGAGTTCTGTATGAGTAAAGGTATCCATGTGGCTGGTTACTCTCCTCTGGGTGCCAAAGGAACAATTTGGGGTACCAACCAAGTTATGGAGTGTAAGGTGCTTGAAGAGATTGCCAAGGCAAGAGGAAAGACTATTGCTCAG GTTTGTCTGAGATGGGTTCATGAGCAAGGGGTGATAGTTTTGGTTAAGAGCTTCAATGAGGAGAGGATGAAAGAGAACCTGGACATATTTGACTGGGTATTGAGAGAGGAGGACTACCAGAAGATCAGTCAGATCCAGCAGTGTAGAGGATTCCCTACAGATGATTTTGTATCAGCAGAAGGGCCCTTCAAGTCTGCTGAGGAGTTTTGGGATTGA